The Pseudoalteromonas rubra sequence CAGAACCAATCCATCAGTTACGCCGAGCTAAACCAGCGGGCCAATCAGCTGGCCCATTACCTGCTGAGTGAGCAGCACATCACACCAGGGACCCTGATTGGGGTATGCAGCAGCCGCTCGGTAGAGATGGTGGTGAGCATACTGGCGATACTCAAAGCCGGTGGCGCGTATGTGCCACTGGACCCGAATTACCCGGCCAGTCGCCTGAGTTATATGGCAGTCGATGCTGGCCTGAAGCAAGTGATTGGGTTTGGCAGTGGTCTGGCTGTGACTCAGAGCCTGATGAGCGAACAGGCAGGCACCGCCATAGATATTGCGGGCCTTGAGTTGGATGATTATCCGCTGCACAACCCCGCTCTGGATGAGGTTAGCAGTGACAGTCTGGCTTATGTGATTTATACCTCAGGCTCAACGGGTCAGCCCAAAGGCGTGCTGACCCCACATCGTGCGGTACAGCGTCTTATTAGCACGCCGCATTTTATGACGCTGGACAGCGACACGGTATTCCTGCACAGCGCCAACATTGCCTTTGATGCGGCAACCATAGAGCTGTGGGGACCTTTACTCAATGGCGGACGTTGTGTGCTGTATCCGCAGGACCAGCTGGACATTCATGCACTTAATACACTGATTGATAGTCAGGCCATTAACAGCATGTGGCTGACGGCCGGTCTGTTCAGTGAGTGGAGCCATCACTGTGACGGTCGTACTTCTCTGCGTTATGTACTGGCTGGCGGCGACATAGTCCACGGCGCTGATGTGATGCGGGTGCAGCAGGCATTACCGCAGGCACAAGTCATCAACGGCTATGGCCCGACGGAAAACACCACCTTCAGCTGTTGTTACGCGATACCGACATTACATGAAAGTCAGGATATTGCCATTGGTACGCCGCTGAATGGCGATCAGGCCCTGGTGCTGAGTGATGACCTGAGCCTGGTACCGTATGGCAGTGTGGGTGAATTGTGTGTAGGTGGCGACGGTCTTGGCACAGG is a genomic window containing:
- a CDS encoding AMP-binding protein, with amino-acid sequence CWTYDTALFSEAHIDTLNRHLGTLLTTLTHSDSASLLAQAPGTLTLLSDTEQQALLVSPNQSEQNYDATLSIHQAFEQQAAAAPEATALVFQNQSISYAELNQRANQLAHYLLSEQHITPGTLIGVCSSRSVEMVVSILAILKAGGAYVPLDPNYPASRLSYMAVDAGLKQVIGFGSGLAVTQSLMSEQAGTAIDIAGLELDDYPLHNPALDEVSSDSLAYVIYTSGSTGQPKGVLTPHRAVQRLISTPHFMTLDSDTVFLHSANIAFDAATIELWGPLLNGGRCVLYPQDQLDIHALNTLIDSQAINSMWLTAGLFSEWSHHCDGRTSLRYVLAGGDIVHGADVMRVQQALPQAQVINGYGPTENTTFSCCYAIPTLHESQDIAIGTPLNGDQALVLSDDLSLVPYGSVGELCVGGDGLGTGLSEST